The sequence tgcagcatgtatcgagtttcatttttttgttgcTAAATAACTTTTCATTGTATgggtataccacattttatttatccattcgtCAGCGAATGGATATTTGTGTTGTTTACACTTATGGCTGTTAcgaatatataaaaattcatgtacaagttttggGGACACATtctctcttgggtatatatttagatatttaagCATGAAATTCTACCTCGTATATAAATATGATTAGCCTTTTGAGGAGTTCCAGGCTAGCTGCATCATTTAtcattccaccaacagtgtataagagctccaatttctccacattcttgctaaCACTTGTTATCATCTGACTTTTACTATAGTCTTCTTATGAATGAattggtatctcattatggttttaatttgcatttccttgataactaatgatgttgaacatcttttcatgtgtaaattagctgtttgtatatcttctttgcaaTCTTGCTGAACTTGTTTATTAGTTCTACTAGTTTTCCAGCGGATTCCTAAGTAGTATTTTCTATAAATAAGATGATGTCACTTGCAGAATGtcatcttcttcctttccaagATGGATACTTTTTATAACACGTTCTTGTCTAacaggattccctggtgactcagatggtaaagaatccacctgcaatgtgggagacctgggtttgatccctgggttaggaagattcccctggagaagggcatggctacccactccagtattgttgcttggtgaattccatggactgaggagcctggtgggctacagtccatggggtcacaaagaatcggacacgactgagtgactttcactttgacttttgtcTAACTGCCTTGGCTAGCACTCCCAGTACAATGTGGAACAGAAGTGATAAGAGAGATCTGATGCCGAGGTTCTGAACCTATTGAGAGCAGGTTCCGAATAGTAGGGAAGAGTTTCGAGAACCATTAAGTATGAGGTTAGCGATGAGTTTTCCatctatgcttttatttttttaaacaccaaaaCCATTTTGTATTAGGGTACAGCCCACAAACAGTGTGGTAATAGTTTCTGGTGaccagtgaagggactcagccatacacatacatgtatccattctcccccaaaccccccttgcattcaggctggcacataacattgagcagagttccatgtgctatacaataggtttttgttggttatccattttaaatatagcagtgtgtacatgaccttcccaaattcCTTAAATATTCCTTCCCCCcgccctccaccaccaccccgcCCCTCAACCCAGCCCTGGCAACCATGAGTTAattttctaagtctgtaagtctctttctgttttgtaagttcatttgtatcattcctTATCAGATTGTGGAATTTCCCATCCATTTCTAGTTTGTGAGTACTTTTTTCAGGAAGAGGTAGAAAGtatggtttctttttctgtattatttttttaatttatttttatttttattaatttattattatcttggtcttcattgctgcaagtgGGCTTTCTTGCGTTGCAGCCAGCAGACGCTACTCTCTGCATGGTATGCTTTGCAGTGCTTTCTcgtgtggagcacgggctctagaacacaggctcagtagttgtgatgggcgagttagttgctccgtggcatgtggaatcttcccacaccagggatcaaatgcatgtctcttgcattggcaggtggattcccaccagggaaatctccagAGTATGGTCTCTCACTCAGCAAGGAAGAAAACTAGTTTGAGGGATGCCTCTCCCAGCAGAGTCAATACAGTTGACCCTGAACAAAACAGGTTTTGGAGTGCCTAGTCTGATTATAACTTTACACTTAGCCCTTTGTAACTGCAGTTCCTCAtccttggattcaaccaactgcaaaTAGTGTGCTGCtacagtacatttttttttttttttgaaaaaaatctgtaagtGGACCAGTGCAGTTCAAACTTatcttgttcaagggtcagctgtactcACAGCTGTGTTCCATtccttccatccctccctccatATTTTCCCAACAGAAAGCAAAATTCCTCTCTCCCACCTGACCTTAGATTTCAAATTGTGCCCCATAAAGCTGGCTGGGCATGAAAAATGGCATCAATTAGACATCTGGCATTGAATTAATTCCCCCTTAACTGGttaaaattttccagaaatttttttttttttaagttgccacCTGAGTAAATCTTAGACCAAAGCCAATCTGTCTCCAGCTACCGACCTGAGTGTTTGGTTTCATGAAATGTTGATAAGCACCTTTGTACGCAGTCTTGGTCCAACTGTTTTATTGTCatcttaggataaattcctggAAAGAGTGAGTAAATGCCTTGGGTGGCTTTTTATGTTTACTGACAGTTTCTGTCACTGTTGTGAATTACTTGTTCGCATCACTGCATATATCTATATCAGGTTTATGTTTCTCTACTTAATTACACATTCTCGTTTGTTACTGACACTCACCCTCTGTCAAACTTTTTGTAAACATCTTCcctcattttttatctttttatctcaTGATCTTTCAAACCAACAAATATGTACCTTTTTATATAAACAAGTAAGTTGACTTTCTCTTGGCTATTACTCTCAGTTAGTTGTGTGCTGGTGAATCAggttgacttcccaggtggctcagtggtaaagaatccatctgccaagcaggagacatgaattcaatccctgggttgggcagattccctggaaaaggaaacagcaacccactccggtattcttgcctgggaaatcccatggagagaggagcctggtaggctacagcccacaggctgCAAGAGTCGGGTGTGACTTggtaactaagcaacaacaacctAGGGTAAACCAGGCTACAAAAACCAAAAAGCCTCATTATTTCTTAGCACTTGCCAATACCTATGGTTCAAGTATTTCCACTATACCTGATTTCTAGCTACCAACTGACCTGCTTGCAAAATTCCTTAATATTTAACCACTGGTTCTCACAAGTCTTTATAATCAGCTCCATCAGACTACTGCTACATTTTGCTTTTAGGTTAAAAGAGTTCTTCATAACAAGGTcagataaatatatgtgtatgtgttcttctcaagggcttcccaggtggctgagtggtaaagaatctgcctgtcaatgcaggagacacggatttgatccttggatcaggaagatcccctgaaggagaaaatggcaacccactccagcattcttgcctgggaaatcccatggacagagaagcatggccggctgcagtccatggagttgcaagagtcggacgcgactgagcaactaagcatgcacgtgCATTCTTCTCAAAGGTCATTTTTTTAGTTAATGTTCCATTATCCAAGAAATGTGTTTATTGAAGAAAACTcaggaaatacaaataaataaagataaaaattcaaaTCAAGAATAATCTTACCATATAGAGATATAATACATCACTATCATTTTTGTGGCAAACATGcagactttttaatatttatataaacatgCTTTAAGCTCTTGATGCCAGTAACTAAATTGCTAGGCAGTAAATTTGTGCagtttacacacatacacacacacattcctcagATGGCATTGGACCAAGTATTCTGTTTTATAATCTcttaatgtgggagacctgggttagatccctctgttaggaagatcccctggagaagggaaaggctacccactccagtattctggcctggggaattccagtactctggcctgggtcgaaaagagtcagacacaactgagtgactttcactttcctttttcttaattaaaCCAGCTGGTTCTACAGAGTATGATGTAGGGTATAGACTAGAACTTTTCCTATGACTTGGGTCCAAAACAAGGGACTGGGAAGTGTAATTTACCCCCTATTCTAAGGAGAGCTGCCAACAACTGGGGCATGCACTTCCTGAAGCAGTTGAATCAGATAGTGCAAACCCCACTTCCTCGCCATCCTCACATTTTCCCCAGGCACACATGCATACAGGGGAGGCAGTGAGAGGGTCAGCAGCACTGAGCTATCTGTGATGTGAAGCTGCACCCTATGATATGGGGAAAGGAGATGAGCTTAAATGGAATTGGAGATTGAAAATGCTAAGCTACATTGCATTGTTAATACCTCAAAAGGACTGAAGAGGTCAGAAATCTGCTCACAAAAACTGCTTCATACTTAGACTTGACTGTTGAGATGCCTTGTAAACTAACTATAACTAGAAATCCCCAGAAAGTCCCTGGGCTTTAGAAATCCCTTGAAGTCCCTTTCACTGCCTATAATTTATTCTCATTCTCTTCTAATCAAACCAATCTCCagaaatctagaagaaatggacttccgcttttcccagtgtgtgggtttttcttttttatttactatgttctcattttcattagggcttccctgctggctcagatggtaaacaatctgtctgcaatgtgggagacctgggttaaatcccagggttgggaagatccgctgcaaGACGGCATGgcaacagactccagtattcctgcctagagaatccccatggacagaggagcctggcaggttgcagttcatggggttgcaaagagtcagacatgactgggtgtcAAAGCATTCTCCTTCATTTATATTGCAGTCATCCTAGTCATGTCTCTTAACCATGCTCTCACACCCCTCCATCCCATTCTCTCTGCCAATCTCTCCCTTTCCTggacttcagaactgtgagaaatacattacTGTTGTCTAAGCCACCCAGACTGTGGTGTGTGGCAGGGCAGTCCTAGCAGACACATACACCATTCCTCTCAACAATGGTCACGAGTCAGGCAGACCCCTCCCCTCCTTCATCCCGTTCCTCATCCCCATCCTCACAGCAGGTCCTGACAAGGGGCTCAACTTTTATTATAACTGCAAGGGGAGGTCATTAGAACTTTTTAAGCAGGGGGGTggcttaaaataatttctattttaagaacAATTTCTCTGATTGCTGTTTGGAGAATGTATGAGGCAAGAGTAAAAAGCAGGGAACCCGGTTAGGTTACTGTAGTCATACAGGTAAGAGATACTGGTGGCTTAGTCAAGACAGATGTCAGGAAGTCAAGAAGAAATCCAAAGCCATCTCCCTACAGGTCTAGAACCTCTACTTAACAACTCTTTAATCACCTTTTTGAATCCAAGCCTCTGAAGATGGGGAACATGAGTTGATAGTTACTGGCCTCTTTCTGCCATTTTTTAGCAGAACCTGGCTCTGTCTAATATCTATTTAAAATGTGGTGATATTTACCACCTCTGTGCAGTTTTGAGGCATTCACCAAAATTCTAACACAACCAGAAACTCCTATTCAATAATCAGTTATAAATAATTTTGGCTCTGAATTTCCTTGGCAAGCAGGAATCATGTCTTTGGCCTCAACAgcctataacatatatatatttatatatagttgttgtttattcactcagtcacgtccaactctgtgatcccatggactgtagcccaccaggctcctctatccaggttttccaggtaagaagactggagcgggttgccatttccttctccaggggatcttcctaacccagggattgaacttgcatatCTTGTTTGGCAGGCGGAATGTtaaccactgaggcacctgggaagccccatatatgtgtgtgtgtaaaatgccATAAGTTGCCACTGATTAATTCTGTATTTGTATAGCAAGGTCAAACATTTTGTAAAGTATTACTCAGATGTGAAGAAAAAAGGGTCTTTAATTTCTGTATCTGGTCTATTTTCTCCTAAAGTAGAGCAGGATGACAGAGCCGATGACCCCAAGGCTGATGCAGATCCACAGTACTCTCCAAGCACCACTGCATACAGTTCTGAGGCTGACTTTTTCCTTGTGGCCAGCAAGTTTCATAGCCTCCTGCTCACACAACATCCActtgggaaaggagagagagaggaaaggtcCTTGAATGACTGAGCATTCATTCGACAGAGACTGTTTCAATTTGAAACAGAATGGTTAAACCAGAGAGACTGAGTTACCTGTAATCAGCAAGTCTGAGCACTAGCTCGGTCCCCAGCCTGGTTTCCAGTTCAGCTGAAACATGGTTTTCAGTAAGTCTTCCCTGCATTCATGGAAATAATGGAGGCAGCATCCAGAAATAACTTGAAAGCAGTATCCATCAGAATCCAAGTGAATGATGGTTTCTTAAATTGGAtttcagatgttttattttttttaacctttcacaTCATCATTTTCAGTGACTAGtcttaatttaatattaaaagcaGCTCTAATATTAGCCCAAAAGAGTCCATGCTTGCTCTTCTCCTTGGGCCATTCCAAATAAGTTCTCTGTGCCATGAGAGCTCTTAGCTTGTGATATCTATCAGGAATGGTGTTCTGTGGAATGGGTTCCAGCAAGATCAGTATTAAGTTATCAGATCCTTCATGGAAGAGATTGTGGTGGGCAAAGTAGAGTTCATAATGGCACCATTCGCTCTGGACAAAGTTGGGAGACAAAACGAAGATGGATTTGTAACTTTTCTCAATGCAGTTGATGATATTTTCCACGATGCTCTTGCCAGCAACAAAATTTCTCTCATGGAGACaaattcttatatcttctttttctagGTTCGGTATTAATTCATTCTTCACCCAGGCAGAGTCATGTTCACTGTATGAAATAAAAGCATGGAACTGGAGAGTTCTTTGGAGTTCTTCCAAGGGTACATTCCTGGCCCTGCGCCGGGTCTGGGTCCACTGACACACCATCCTGAGGTACCAGGGCAGATCCAGGTAGATACAGAGGACAGTCACGGCAACAGCCAGCACCAGCCCAGGGACCACAATGGTGACGATCAGCAGAGCTGTGTTGCAGGATAGCTCAGATACCTGGAAGTCCTTTAGAAGGGTTTCCTTGTAGCTTTCCGGATAGTCACACTTATAAGACTCAGGCCAGCCCTCTACCACATCACTTGATAATTGGCCTACGCTTTGGATAAAGTCTCTTAGCTCACAGGAACATTGGAATGGATTGTTCCCCGCTTTGAGGGACCTAATCTTCCGGCAGCTCTGGAAGAAATCAGCTGATGGATTGGAAATTGAATTATAGTCAATGATCAGTATGGAAAGGCTGCTAAAGATACCACACCCAGGAAGGTGGGCTAAAGAATTGGAAGCAAGGTTGAGTTCTTGCAAAGTTTCTAGACCAGTGACATCTTTAGGGATGCTCCTTATTCTGTTATTGTGAAGATCAAGAACCTTGATCCGAGGAGGTAAACATCTGAAAACAGAGTCAGTGAGTGCATTTGAAGATAAATTTAATACCACTATACTCCCAACCCAAGAGCAATTTCCATTACGTCTGTCATATTCCAAAGAATTCCAGCTAACATCCAGTGTTTCCAAAGAAAGCATATCCTTAGTCATGAGACTTGTTTTGAAAAGGtcttttaattcattcttttgtaAGATAAGTGTCTCCAATCTAGCTAAAGTGTCACAATTTTGAAAGACACTATCTGTGAAACTATTCTGGGTAAAGTTCAAAAACTTAAATGTGCTTGGTTCCTGAGGACAAAGCATGTGTATAAAGCGTGTGTCTGATATGGTTAACATCAGAATGTTCATCTCAGAAAACACTGTGTATAATGCTgtctgtgaaaaaagaaaaactttgtttGTAATATGTTCTATTTTCAGTGCCTTCAATGTTGTTTTATAATAAGTAAAAACTTCTTCATCAATGCGTTCAACTATTGTTAAATTGTAAATATTGAGATATTCTACAGGTTTGGGCCAAAGGAACTGAAAAACTTTAACCAAACATTTCCAAGTTGTTTCCATATGGTTGAGGGTAAAATTTAGTAAGGTTGGTCCTCCAGTGAGTCCTgataaaaatttaagtaaaacttGACAATTGTAATCATTCAATTTAATATTAGTCAGTTGTAAGCACCCTAAACTATTCGCTGATATGTTCACTTGGACAGAGAAAAAGCTATTTGGGTGAAAAACAAGGTGAAGTTTCTTTGTATTCAGAATTTGAagactttctttcttattttctttcttatagtCTTCCAAATCCAGAAGGATACAATTTAGGTGCAAGTGAGCAATGGGTAGTAAATCTAATTGTTGTAACTTTGTAGCACTTAATCCTAAGAAATTCAGTTGGGTCAAGTTGCCAAATTCCTTACAGATGGGCAGGGCATCGAAGTCATTGAATGAGAGGTCTAAATGCTTGAGAGTCGTGGTGATTGGATGGCAGGATATCTTCTGCAACTGATTGTGAGATAAATCCAAATATTCCAAATCATGGTTGAACTTGAAAATACTAATATCAAGGCCCTGGATTCTATTATGGGAAAGTCTCAGAATTCTCAGCCCTGAGAGAAAGCTGATATCAGACAGGTGAAGCTCAGATATGTTGTTTTGAGACAAGTctaagactttggtttttggtgGCAGGTCTTTGGGAACATGAATAAGGCTTGTTTTTGACATGTCTACCACAaattcactttcatcagagaACTGGATTATGGTTCCAAATACTAAGGCCACAATGTAAACAAAATGACAGCTTCTGATGGGAGATTCTTTGTCTTTGATCATGGCATTGAAGTGACTATCTCCCGGAGGGTTGCTGCTGTTCTTCAGAACATCCTGATGTGCATCCAATTCTAGAAATATAATATATGTTAAGATGTATAAAGATTGGCTGATTACTCTCAGTCCTCAGCTTACTAAACATGAAATCTCAACGAGTTCTTCATTTACTATCAGGATCATTTCTGATCCCATAATTTAATGTGCCATTTTTTTCCAGTTATGCAAGTTGCTGGTGCCAGGAAAGGCAATGAAGACCTTGTTATCAAAGAACTGTGGTTGTATGTTCTACTCAGGAGCCTGTCTTTGTTTACTCCAACTCAGAACTTTCTCAGGGCTGAAGCAGCCTCCTGGACAGTGTTTGGAAACCCTTAAAGGCATGTACACTACCCATAGCCACCTGGAGCCAGGGATAAGGGATGGCGCAGGCAGCACatataccaaaaccagaaagaaagaagctagGAAAGAAGAcacaggggagaaaaaaaggcTTCGGACAGCTCCATGTGCCAAGCAATCGAGAAGGCCTCATACATGCCCAGGTCTGGATGCACACTCAGAGAAGACCTGAAAAAGTCCTAAACTTCCACCTCTGGTTGACTTTTAAGCTCTGTGCAAGGGAAAAGAAGTAAAGGCTAAGTCCGAGTCGCAAACAGCCTGACAAGCCCTGAAGAAGTGTTTCAACACAGAGCCAATATGCAAAGattaggtgttttttgttttgttctctttcccCAGATGTTTAAGAAAACCTCTGccaaatcactgctgctgctgctgctaagtcgcttcagtcgtgtccgactctgtgcgaccccagagacagaagcccaccaggcccacccccgtccctgggattctccaggcaagaacactggagtgggttgccatttccttctccaatgcatgaaaatgaaaagtgaaagggaagtcgctcagtcatgtccaactcttcatgaccccatggactgcagcccaccaggctcctccgtccgtgggattttccaggcaagagtactggagtggggtgccattgccttctccctgccaAATCACTAGCTGACCACTAAGCCAATGGAACAGAGAATTCAATGGCCACACACAAGAAGGAAAACAGtctttacaaaaataatttagaaacatCACTAAACatgcttcttccctggtggtccagtggttaagaatccacctgccaatgcaggggacaggagtttgatccttggtctgggaaggtcccacatgcctcgaggcagctaagccggtgtgccacaactaccgagcccgagTGCCACTAAGCcagtgcaccctagagcctgtgctcctcaacaagagaaacgTCCACAATAagatgccacaactagagagcccatgtgcagcaataagatccagcagagccaaaaataaataaataaaaatgtaaaaaaacctccaaaaaagagggggcatataaatacatacagctgattcactttgctgtacagcagaaaccaatacaacgctggaaagcaactatactccaaggaaaaaaaattattaaacaaacaaatacacCCCGCAGcaagcagcaacaacaaacccTGGGAAAGAGGAAAATCTGACTTATCATATTCTAGTATTTCCAGGGTTACCACATTATAATATTCAAACTGTCTGGTTGAAGAAAACAAGCTTGAGGCATgcagacaaaaaagaaagcactgtccattcacagggaaaaaaattaaaagaacaaacTTAGAGAACTGACACTACCCAACTTCAAGTCTTACATAAAACTATAGctatcaagacagtgtggtactgatAAAAGTCTCTTTAACAAACAGTAATGGAACCACTAGACATTCTACacgcaaaaaagaaaaaaaatgatgctctAGCTCAAGATAGATGATAGAGATAAGTGtaaaatacaaaactataaaatttctatCAGATAATATAGGGTAAAATCTAGGTGACCATGAATTTGGCAATGACTTTTAGACACAACATCAAAagcacaatccatgaaagaaaaaaatgttaaattggacttcattaaaattaaatttttctgcTTTGCAAAGGACACTATTAAGaacatgaaaagacaagccatagaccgggagaaaatatttgtaaaacacacatctgataaagaacttgtatccaaaataaatgaagaaaaactcaacaaaatataaacaatgcaatttaaaaatgggcaaaagatattTCACCtaggaagatatacaaatggcaaataaggacatgaaaagatactcaataccATATATCATCAgggaactgaaaattaaaacagcaataaggaactgctgctgctgctgctgctaagtcgcttcagtagtgtccgactctgtgcgaccccagagacggcagcccaccaggctcccccgtccctgagattctccaagcaagaacactggagtgggttgccatttccttctccaatgcatgaaagtgaaaagtgaaaggaagtcgctcagtcgtgtccgactcttattgaccccatggactgcagcctaccaggctcctccgcccatgggattttccaggcaagagtactggagtgggtgccattgccttctccaatgaggaACTActacatacctattagaatggccaaacaATCCTGAAACAGCACTAAATGTTGGTGCGGATATGGAGCAACAGGGACTTTCATTAActgttgaaattttaaaaggcacaGATACTTTAGGAGACAGTCTGACAGTTTTTTTACTTAAAGCTAAACAGGGcctcaccatatgatccagcaatcacactccttggtattaacccaaatgaactgaaaaatcTATGTCCACACAAGATCCTGCAGATGGATGTTTACAGCTTAATTCATAACTGCCCCCAAACTGAAAGCAACAAGATGTCCTTCAACAAGTAAAAACAGTTAACAAGCTGTGGTACATCCATCCAATGGATTGTTattcagcaacaaaaagaaataacctGTTGAGCCATGGAGGAACCAAAATTCAGATTGCTAAGTGAAGAAGTCAATCAGAAAAGGCTACCAACTGTATCATTCCAACTCTCTgatgttctggaaaaggcaaaa comes from Bubalus kerabau isolate K-KA32 ecotype Philippines breed swamp buffalo chromosome 7, PCC_UOA_SB_1v2, whole genome shotgun sequence and encodes:
- the TLR6 gene encoding toll-like receptor 6, coding for MIKDKESPIRSCHFVYIVALVFGTIIQFSDESEFVVDMSKTSLIHVPKDLPPKTKVLDLSQNNISELHLSDISFLSGLRILRLSHNRIQGLDISIFKFNHDLEYLDLSHNQLQKISCHPITTTLKHLDLSFNDFDALPICKEFGNLTQLNFLGLSATKLQQLDLLPIAHLHLNCILLDLEDYKKENKKESLQILNTKKLHLVFHPNSFFSVQVNISANSLGCLQLTNIKLNDYNCQVLLKFLSGLTGGPTLLNFTLNHMETTWKCLVKVFQFLWPKPVEYLNIYNLTIVERIDEEVFTYYKTTLKALKIEHITNKVFLFSQTALYTVFSEMNILMLTISDTRFIHMLCPQEPSTFKFLNFTQNSFTDSVFQNCDTLARLETLILQKNELKDLFKTSLMTKDMLSLETLDVSWNSLEYDRRNGNCSWVGSIVVLNLSSNALTDSVFRCLPPRIKVLDLHNNRIRSIPKDVTGLETLQELNLASNSLAHLPGCGIFSSLSILIIDYNSISNPSADFFQSCRKIRSLKAGNNPFQCSCELRDFIQSVGQLSSDVVEGWPESYKCDYPESYKETLLKDFQVSELSCNTALLIVTIVVPGLVLAVAVTVLCIYLDLPWYLRMVCQWTQTRRRARNVPLEELQRTLQFHAFISYSEHDSAWVKNELIPNLEKEDIRICLHERNFVAGKSIVENIINCIEKSYKSIFVLSPNFVQSEWCHYELYFAHHNLFHEGSDNLILILLEPIPQNTIPDRYHKLRALMAQRTYLEWPKEKSKHGLFWANIRAAFNIKLRLVTENDDVKG